Proteins encoded in a region of the Vibrio sp. CB1-14 genome:
- a CDS encoding retron system putative HNH endonuclease has product MRTIRKNVGGNHNLDVAQRNNGVPTNKEEATQAWHNFNDTGDLLCQKLLIEQYGLCCYTELNLADLSLHHNISAHFEHEQPKNLYPGRTFDEGNLLRCALDSDDLQRYSGNQRFGGHFKDNNPDLSYDPNLFISPQSANCRDYFSYLTFDGSIIPKAGLSQDKHNKAQYTIDILNLNAPFLKAERERWLKEIEEIIDELVDTNAIDAIANLVECELTLTPRCHYDINKAPFPQLQAFHSATRLLFGAMGEQIIQQHCPQID; this is encoded by the coding sequence ATGCGCACGATCAGAAAAAATGTAGGAGGAAACCATAACCTCGATGTTGCTCAAAGAAATAACGGTGTTCCGACAAATAAAGAAGAGGCAACACAGGCTTGGCATAACTTTAACGACACAGGTGATCTACTCTGTCAGAAATTGCTTATTGAGCAATATGGGCTATGTTGTTATACCGAATTAAACCTAGCCGACCTGAGTTTGCACCATAATATAAGTGCTCACTTTGAACATGAACAGCCTAAAAACCTTTATCCAGGTAGAACTTTTGATGAAGGTAACCTTCTACGGTGTGCTCTCGATAGTGATGATTTACAGCGTTATTCAGGTAATCAACGATTTGGGGGACACTTTAAGGATAACAATCCTGATCTTTCATATGACCCAAATCTCTTTATTTCTCCTCAATCAGCTAATTGTAGAGATTATTTTAGTTACCTTACTTTTGACGGGAGCATTATACCAAAAGCAGGCTTATCACAGGATAAGCATAACAAAGCTCAATATACTATTGATATATTAAACCTTAATGCTCCATTTTTAAAAGCTGAACGTGAACGCTGGCTTAAAGAAATTGAAGAAATTATAGATGAGTTGGTTGATACCAATGCTATCGACGCTATTGCAAATTTGGTTGAATGTGAGCTTACACTAACGCCACGCTGTCACTACGATATAAATAAAGCTCCATTCCCTCAACTCCAAGCATTTCACTCTGCAACAAGGTTACTATTTGGTGCAATGGGTGAACAAATAATTCAGCAGCACTGCCCCCAGATAGATTGA
- a CDS encoding AAA family ATPase: protein MKLKTLTLENFRGFKRFKCDFQPGINVLVGLNGYGKTSLLDAISVAYGQFLSGFGTSKDRAIRNNDIHLGKIGSPDQGFTMEYQFPVRVEAEAYESSHNAFPITWSRTRNTLKTSGTKVPELLNISKHLQKLVQDGLNPRLPLIACYGTDRLWNQSFEPSSDLPNLSTTSRLEGYKDWNKPSSGYKLFSSWLHQETMASFERSMLIQEQMNTGSLVNGNVHADRLLALKKALDIVLEPSGWSNVHYSPSAKQVVATNKEQGNVPISLLSDGVRNMIGMIADIARRAIQLNPTLGAHAISDVNGIVLVDEVDMHLHPQWQQLVLQNLAEAFPRIQFIVTTHSPQVLTTVKKEQILIIQEDKATNPIGNTYGEASNYVLNHVFNVNSRPPLDYSEILKKYLAIIDAGLGKTPEALTLRQKLEELMGIHHSDLLAADRTIKRKELLG from the coding sequence ATGAAATTAAAAACATTAACTTTAGAAAACTTCCGAGGCTTCAAACGGTTTAAGTGCGATTTTCAGCCTGGCATTAATGTATTGGTTGGTCTTAATGGTTACGGTAAAACCTCACTGCTAGATGCAATTTCTGTTGCTTATGGCCAGTTTCTGAGTGGGTTTGGGACGAGTAAAGATAGAGCTATTCGAAACAATGATATCCACCTCGGTAAAATTGGTTCTCCAGACCAAGGTTTTACCATGGAGTATCAATTTCCAGTTAGAGTCGAAGCTGAGGCCTATGAATCTAGTCACAACGCATTCCCTATAACCTGGTCTCGAACTCGCAATACACTAAAAACCTCTGGAACTAAAGTTCCAGAGCTTCTCAATATATCAAAACATCTGCAAAAACTTGTCCAAGATGGGCTAAACCCTAGATTACCATTAATTGCATGCTACGGTACGGATAGGTTGTGGAATCAGAGTTTTGAACCTTCATCTGATCTGCCTAACCTTTCAACAACTAGCAGGTTAGAAGGTTATAAAGATTGGAACAAGCCCTCTAGTGGCTACAAGCTTTTTTCAAGTTGGTTGCACCAAGAAACAATGGCAAGCTTCGAACGTTCTATGTTAATTCAAGAACAAATGAATACTGGTAGCCTTGTAAACGGCAATGTTCATGCCGATCGTTTGTTAGCATTAAAAAAAGCGCTAGATATTGTTCTAGAGCCATCTGGCTGGTCGAACGTACACTACTCCCCATCAGCAAAACAAGTAGTCGCCACTAATAAAGAGCAAGGAAATGTACCCATATCACTACTCAGTGATGGCGTACGAAATATGATTGGCATGATTGCGGATATTGCTCGTAGAGCAATTCAACTAAACCCGACTCTAGGCGCTCATGCTATATCCGATGTTAATGGTATTGTTTTAGTTGATGAGGTTGACATGCACCTTCATCCTCAATGGCAACAATTGGTGCTGCAAAACCTCGCTGAAGCATTCCCGAGAATTCAATTTATCGTAACTACTCACAGCCCACAGGTTTTAACTACCGTTAAAAAAGAACAAATCCTCATTATCCAAGAAGACAAAGCAACTAATCCTATTGGAAACACATATGGAGAAGCGAGTAATTACGTTCTTAACCATGTATTCAATGTAAATAGTCGACCACCTCTAGATTACAGCGAGATCCTAAAAAAGTACTTAGCCATAATAGATGCTGGGCTAGGAAAGACACCAGAGGCTTTAACACTGAGGCAGAAACTTGAAGAACTAATGGGCATCCATCATTCAGATCTATTAGCCGCAGACCGAACAATTAAACGTAAGGAACTGCTAGGGTAA
- a CDS encoding restriction endonuclease subunit S has translation MKPDSISPLDLIQARISEVPAGWQLCKVDEALNIRNNFRKPISQEVRETIKGQYPYYGPTKVQGYISEYEQDGTYALIGEDGDHFLKFGAMAQTQFISGKCTVNNHAHILESSTFCDSEWFFNYFKHRDITNFLSRQGAGRFKLNKATLEKLPMLVPPLPEQRKIAKILSTWDKAITTTEKLIKTSKQQKKALMQQLLTGKKRLVNPETGKAFEGEWKYKTINEVATRIQKKSDDEAHPILTISSLSGFVTQEDRYSRYMAGESVKNYILLKRGEFAYNKGNSKTYQFGCVFDLESFDTGLVPHVYVCFKLNAGLNHRYFKYLFEADYLKPQLGALVNTGVRNNGLLNIKPTEFMNTKVPVPSFGEQERIADVLHTSSENLKILNAKLAHFKQEKKALMQQLLTGKRRVKVDEVEAA, from the coding sequence ATGAAGCCTGATTCAATTTCACCATTAGATCTAATTCAAGCTCGAATATCAGAGGTTCCAGCTGGCTGGCAGTTATGTAAAGTTGATGAAGCTCTTAATATTCGTAATAACTTTCGAAAACCTATTAGTCAGGAAGTAAGAGAAACAATTAAAGGTCAATACCCATATTATGGGCCAACTAAAGTCCAAGGCTATATCTCAGAATATGAACAAGATGGGACTTATGCGTTGATTGGAGAAGATGGTGATCACTTTCTGAAGTTTGGGGCAATGGCTCAAACACAATTTATTTCAGGAAAATGCACAGTTAATAATCACGCACACATACTAGAAAGTTCCACTTTTTGTGATTCAGAGTGGTTCTTTAATTACTTTAAGCATAGAGATATTACGAATTTTCTTTCTAGACAAGGCGCAGGCCGCTTTAAGCTAAATAAAGCAACACTTGAAAAGTTACCAATGCTGGTTCCACCGCTCCCTGAACAACGCAAAATCGCCAAAATCCTCTCAACATGGGACAAAGCGATTACCACCACTGAAAAGCTGATTAAAACTAGCAAGCAGCAGAAAAAAGCCCTAATGCAGCAGCTTTTGACGGGCAAGAAGCGTTTGGTCAACCCTGAAACAGGTAAGGCGTTTGAGGGGGAGTGGAAGTACAAAACGATAAACGAGGTAGCCACACGCATTCAGAAAAAATCTGACGATGAAGCACACCCAATCTTAACCATATCATCGTTATCTGGCTTTGTTACTCAAGAAGATCGATATAGCCGTTATATGGCAGGAGAAAGCGTAAAAAATTATATTTTGTTAAAGCGCGGAGAATTCGCTTACAACAAAGGAAATTCAAAAACATATCAATTTGGCTGCGTTTTTGACCTAGAAAGCTTTGATACTGGTCTAGTTCCTCATGTGTATGTTTGCTTTAAGCTCAATGCAGGGCTAAACCATCGGTATTTTAAGTATTTGTTTGAGGCTGACTACCTAAAGCCACAACTTGGTGCATTGGTGAATACAGGTGTTCGCAATAATGGTTTACTTAATATCAAACCTACTGAGTTTATGAACACAAAAGTACCCGTACCAAGTTTTGGTGAACAAGAGCGTATTGCCGATGTGCTACACACAAGCTCAGAAAATCTAAAGATTCTGAATGCCAAACTTGCTCACTTCAAACAAGAGAAAAAGGCACTGATGCAGCAGTTGTTGACAGGTAAGCGTCGCGTGAAAGTTGATGAGGTTGAGGCTGCTTGA